CCGTACTTCTGCTCGAACACCCCCATGGTGTTGAGCATCCCGGAGGAATATTCGCGGCCCCAGGCGGCCTCGCGCTGGTCCTGTTCCAGGCGCTCGGCCCGGATCGTGAGAATGCCGTCGTCCACCGAGTGGGGGGCGTAGTCGAGATCCTTCTCGCCCTGGCCGTAGAAGCCGGGCTTCATGTAGATCTGGCGCTCGCCGTTGGACGTGATGGTGTAGGCCCATTCGTCCTTCAGGTTGCCGCCGAAGTCGGCCCGCCAGACCCCCGTCTGCAGCGACGGGTCGTAGATCTGCAGGCTGTCGAACTCGTCCGCGAAGGTGATCTCGCCGAGCTGCGAGCGGTCGAGCTCGACCAGGAACTGGCGATCCTGGAAGCCGGCCAGGGTCTGGTCGCGGAAGGTCAGGCTCTCGCCGTTGTCGAACCGCAGGACGACGTCCGAGCCCTCCTGGGTCATGGCGCTGCGGATCTCGCCGGCGGTCTCGAGGCCGTAGCCCCAGAGCTGCAGCTGGCTGTTGCCGTTCCAGTTGTAGATGACGTCCGAGCCCTCGCCGGCGCGGACCACGAAGGTGACCTTTTCGGTCGTCGCTCCCACCAGCACGTCGTCGCCGCCGGCGCCGTAAATCCAGTGGGTGCTGTTGTCGACGATGATCAGGTTCCCGAGGTCGTTGCCCACCGCGTAGTTGAAGGGGTTGTTGACCTGCAGGTTCTCGACGTTCGGGGCGAGCTTGATCGACGTCCAGCCGATCTGGGTGTCGATGCCACCGCCGGGCGCCTCCTGGACGCGGTCGTTGGGGTGGGTGATCCAGTGGCGGTTGTCGCCGGACGATCCGATCAGGAGGTCGCCGCCGCCTTCGCCCGAAACCGACGAGTTCCCGGCCGGCGCCTGGATCGTCTCATTGCCTGCCGAGGTGCCGGCGATGCGACCATCTTCGGTCGCGGACTCCGGCATCGCTTCGCCGTGCGCGTTGTAATAGACCATTCAACCCAGCTCCGAGATTTAGCCGGGCCACAACTCGCAAAGCGAAGCCTGGGTTCGTTGAAGTCTCCGTGAGCAGACCGTTCTTTCGGAGCGGTGCAAATAAGCAACATATGGCCAAGCTTTCGCCGGAAGCTGCGCCGTAAGGGCGGAAAAGCTTCGGCTCTACAGGCAGGCGTCAGGTCGGGTCAGGCGTCTTCGGAGCTGCGCGCGAAGGTGCGGACGAAGCGATCCCGGCTCCAGAGCTCCATCTTGCGACCGTCGGCATGGCGCCTGGCCTGCTCCGCCGCGGCCTCGTCGCCGTCGCAGTCGAACTCGACCACGCCGCGGATGTGGTTCGCTTCGTCGAGGAAATAGAGCCGATAGTCGGTCATGGCGCCCCTCTGGCCGTCCCGCCGCTCGGCCGACCATACCACACCTGAGGGTTGTTAAAAGCGGGGCGATTCTACCCTGTCGGGCGAGTTCGGGCGGACGCTCAATCCTGTGGATCGCGGAGCGCGCGCTGGCGTTCGGCCTGCTTCTGGAGGGCCTCGCGGGCCTCGCGGATGCGGCGCCTCACCGCCTCGATCTGGTCCTTGAGCCCCTCGGCGGCCCGCGCGGCCTCGGCGTCGAGATCCACAGCGCCGAGATCCTCGGCTTCCAGATCCGCCGCCTGGGGCGGCTTGGCCGCGCCGGCTTCAGGGCTGCTCATCCACTCGCACTCCGGGCGCTGCTTTCCCGAACCGTGGCCGGTCGCGCGGGACGGAGGCTGCCCGCGAAGGCCGCGGAGCGCCGCCGAAGCTGCGGAAGGCGCGGCCAATCGGCGCGCTCCAAGTACCGGCGGGGGCGGGGCCATGCAAGCTTGGCCATGGCGCCTTTGGCCGTCTGGGGCGTTGGAGGGGGCGAAGGAGCGCCCATGACGACCGACCTGCCGACCCTGCAACGCCGCTTCTCGGTGCATCCCGTAGCCGAGGCCCCGGCCTGCGGGCATCTGGTCGAGGGGGTGAGCTTCGAGGACGCGGCCTTGCACTTCCTGGAAACCGCGCACCCGGCCGCCGACGCCGACGACGAGGTGCGCCTGTTCGTGGAGGACTGCGACACCGGCGAGCGCCAGTGCTTCCGGATCGACCTGGGCTCGGGAGAGACGGCGCCCTGCGACTAGAGCGTCGGCTGGGGCGCCGTCCCGGCCCCGATCAGAGGACGCCCAGCATCTCGGCCACCAGCGGGTGGCGGACGATGTCGCGCTCGGCCAGCCGGACCACCGCGACATTGCCCAGCTCCTCCAGGCGGTCGGCGACGCCGCCGAGGCCGGACAGCTCGGGCAGCAGGTCGGACTGGTTGGGATCGCCCGTCACGACCATCGTCGAATGCCAGCCGAGGCGGGTGAGCAGCATCTTGAGCTGCACGTAGGTGCAGTTCTGCGCCTCGTCGATCACCACGAAGGCGTTGTTCAGCGTGCGGCCGCGCATGAAGCCGACGGGGGCGATCTCGATGGCGCCCTCGGCCATCAGGGCCCGGACCCGCTTCATCGACAGCCGGTCGGACAGGGCGTCGTAGAGCGGCCGCAGGTAGGGGGCGAGCTTGTCCTCGGCGTCGCCGGGCAGGAAGCCGATGGACTCGCCGGCCTCGACCGCGGGGCGCGAGAGCACGATGCGGCCGACGCGGCCGCTCTCCAGCGCCTCCACCGCCTTGGCGATGGCGAGGTAGGTCTTGCCGGTGCCGGCGGGACCGAGCGCCATGACGAGGTTCTTGGAATCGATGGCCTCGATCAGCTGCTGCTGGCCCGGCGACTTGGCCTTGATGGTCTTGAGGTAGGCCTGGTCGCGGTCGTCGTTGTGGTGGGCGAGCGGCGACCAGCCCCGGTCGAGCGGCAGCCGGCGGATCTTATCGTCCCCCTCGAACTGACCGGCGTCGAACGCGCCTTCGCGCAGCTGTCGCTTCAGGGCTCGCTTGCTCATCAAGGCCTCCGTTGGGGGCAAGAAAAAAGGGCGTCCCGGATGCGGGAGCGCCCTTCGGTGATCAGGTGACGGCGGGAGCGGCGGCGTGCGGAGCCCGGGGGCTCGCCGGCTTGGTCCGGTCCGGGCGGAAAGGCCCGGGAGAGCAACGAACTCGGCGCCATCCAACTCCGTCCAGCGCGAGACGCGGAGGCGAGGGGCCCCCGCGGCGGCTACCGGGAGGACTTCCGTCCTCTCGAATCGCCCGACTAGAATGATCGTAACGCCCTTTCCGAGTCGTTAAACGCCCCATCGGCGGCAAGAAATAAGGCAGCGAGATGAGTGTCTACAACTTAGGCAATGTGACGCCGCAATTACCAAACGATGACGAATACTGGATTGCGCCGACGGCCGCCGTGATGGGCAATGTGATTCTCAAGAAGAACGCGTCCGTCTGGTGGGGTGCAACCCTGCGTGGCGACAACGACCCGATCATCATCGGCGAGAACTCGAACGTGCAGGACGGCAGCGTCCTGCACACCGACCTGGGCTCGCCGCTCACCATCGGGGCGAACGTCACCGTGGGCCACATGGTGATGCTCCACGGCTGCTCGATCGGGGACAACACCCTGGTGGGCATCGGCTCGATCGTCCTGAACGGAGCGAAGATCGGGAAGAACTGCCTGATCGGCGCCAACTGCCTGATCACCGAGGGCAAGGAGATCCCCGACAACTCGCTGGTCATGGGCGCGCCGGGCAAGGTGGTGCGGGAGGTGAGCGAGCAGCAGGCGATGGTCATGGCCGCCGGCGCCCACCACTACGTCGAGAACTGGAAGCGCTACCGGCGGGAGCTGACGGAATTCCGGTGACGCGGCTGGTCGCCGCCCTCCAGGGCGCCTGCGTGGCCGAACCCGCGCCTTGACGGACGTGGCGGCGCCCCTCCCTTGATGCCCGCAAGGCACAAGGGAGGACGGGCCATGGCGTACGAGTTCATCCGGGTGGAGCGGGAAGGGCCGATCACCACCTTCATCCTGAACCGGCCCGAGGTGATGAACGCGCTGCATTCGCCGGCGCACTTCGAGCTGCACGAGGCCTTCGACGCCTTCGCCGCCGACCCGGACCAGTGGGTGGGCATCGT
The Phenylobacterium zucineum HLK1 genome window above contains:
- a CDS encoding gamma carbonic anhydrase family protein yields the protein MSVYNLGNVTPQLPNDDEYWIAPTAAVMGNVILKKNASVWWGATLRGDNDPIIIGENSNVQDGSVLHTDLGSPLTIGANVTVGHMVMLHGCSIGDNTLVGIGSIVLNGAKIGKNCLIGANCLITEGKEIPDNSLVMGAPGKVVREVSEQQAMVMAAGAHHYVENWKRYRRELTEFR
- a CDS encoding PhoH family protein, translated to MSKRALKRQLREGAFDAGQFEGDDKIRRLPLDRGWSPLAHHNDDRDQAYLKTIKAKSPGQQQLIEAIDSKNLVMALGPAGTGKTYLAIAKAVEALESGRVGRIVLSRPAVEAGESIGFLPGDAEDKLAPYLRPLYDALSDRLSMKRVRALMAEGAIEIAPVGFMRGRTLNNAFVVIDEAQNCTYVQLKMLLTRLGWHSTMVVTGDPNQSDLLPELSGLGGVADRLEELGNVAVVRLAERDIVRHPLVAEMLGVL
- a CDS encoding DUF5961 family protein, coding for MTTDLPTLQRRFSVHPVAEAPACGHLVEGVSFEDAALHFLETAHPAADADDEVRLFVEDCDTGERQCFRIDLGSGETAPCD